A DNA window from Methylobacterium sp. NMS14P contains the following coding sequences:
- a CDS encoding DUF6894 family protein — MSERFYFDLESSEETIRDDDGVEVGSLDEAMAEARSVIAEMADEVCASDPDRSWNLVVRDAAGYARHRLPIRR, encoded by the coding sequence GTGTCCGAGCGCTTCTACTTCGACCTCGAGAGCAGCGAGGAGACGATCCGGGACGACGACGGCGTGGAGGTCGGCAGCCTGGACGAGGCCATGGCCGAGGCGCGCAGCGTCATCGCCGAGATGGCCGACGAGGTCTGCGCCTCCGATCCCGACCGGTCCTGGAACCTGGTCGTGCGCGATGCCGCCGGGTACGCCCGCCACCGGCTGCCGATCCGCCGGTAG
- a CDS encoding beta-xylosidase has protein sequence MIDSVMLWNEPNNKSHWDPEIDPDWLLFAEMAKEAGHAVRAANPNLIRVLGGISPIDPVFIRNMEGRGVLDAVDAVAVHGFPLDWNLWSIHDWPAKLDEIRAVTDLPVWVSEVGVSTFGAEEVQDWGLRRTLELLSGRAPRIHWYSLYDLPREWEATTRHKEAEGSSYYRHFHMGLLRQDGTPKIALESFARHTPEIGLCQWFHFEDHRLDEAVAWMKRLGVRYLRTGLSWADSFRPGALDWFDRQMAALQDFDVTVTFCFTPEHRGISPHHTSAPLVRAEFAEFCAAMVRRYAPAPLPGATW, from the coding sequence ATGATCGACTCGGTGATGCTCTGGAACGAGCCCAACAACAAGTCGCACTGGGACCCGGAGATCGACCCCGACTGGCTGCTCTTCGCCGAGATGGCCAAGGAGGCGGGCCACGCGGTCCGGGCGGCGAACCCGAACCTGATCCGCGTGCTCGGCGGCATCTCGCCGATCGACCCGGTCTTCATCCGCAACATGGAGGGCCGCGGCGTCCTCGACGCCGTCGACGCCGTGGCGGTGCACGGCTTCCCCCTCGACTGGAACCTGTGGTCGATCCACGACTGGCCGGCCAAGCTCGACGAGATCCGCGCCGTCACCGACCTGCCGGTCTGGGTCTCGGAGGTCGGCGTCTCGACCTTCGGCGCCGAGGAGGTCCAGGACTGGGGCCTGCGCCGCACCCTGGAGTTGCTCTCCGGCCGGGCGCCGCGGATCCACTGGTACAGCCTCTACGACCTGCCGCGGGAATGGGAGGCCACCACCCGCCACAAGGAGGCCGAGGGCTCCTCCTACTACCGGCACTTCCACATGGGCCTGCTCCGGCAGGACGGCACCCCGAAGATCGCCCTGGAGAGCTTCGCCCGCCACACCCCGGAGATCGGCCTGTGCCAGTGGTTCCACTTCGAGGACCACCGGCTCGACGAGGCCGTCGCGTGGATGAAGCGGCTCGGTGTCCGCTACCTGCGGACCGGCCTGTCCTGGGCCGACAGCTTCCGGCCCGGGGCGCTGGACTGGTTCGACCGGCAGATGGCGGCGCTGCAGGATTTCGACGTCACCGTCACGTTCTGCTTCACCCCGGAGCACCGGGGCATCTCGCCCCACCACACCAGCGCGCCGCTGGTCCGCGCCGAGTTCGCGGAATTCTGCGCCGCCATGGTCCGCCGCTACGCCCCCGCGCCCCTGCCGGGCGCGACCTGGTAG
- a CDS encoding TIGR04290 family methyltransferase yields MTASDLRRQADALGPWFHNIDLGDGVWTAPDHFLGDYPGVKWRRFAGALPADLTGKSVLDIGCNGGFYAIAMKQRGAARVLGLDSDERYLAQARFAAASLGHDIEFRNLSVYDVGTLGERFDVVLFMGVLYHLRHPLLALDLIREHVAGDLLVFQSMLRGSRAVEPVAEDYDFWDMDQFERPGYPRMHFVERAYAHDWTNWWIPNRAGIEAMLRASGFAIAAQPEAEVYLCRTAPVPYGLGAAYPARSQSDESGQGRGNTR; encoded by the coding sequence ATGACGGCCTCCGACCTGCGCCGGCAGGCCGACGCCCTCGGTCCCTGGTTCCACAACATCGACCTCGGCGACGGCGTCTGGACCGCCCCGGACCACTTCCTCGGCGACTATCCGGGCGTGAAGTGGCGGCGCTTCGCCGGGGCGCTGCCCGCCGACCTGACCGGCAAGAGCGTCCTCGACATCGGCTGCAACGGCGGCTTCTACGCCATCGCGATGAAGCAGCGCGGCGCGGCCCGCGTGCTCGGCCTCGATTCCGACGAGCGCTACCTCGCCCAGGCCCGCTTCGCCGCCGCCAGCCTCGGCCACGACATCGAGTTCCGGAACCTCTCCGTCTACGACGTCGGCACCCTGGGCGAGCGGTTCGACGTCGTGCTGTTCATGGGCGTGCTCTACCACCTGCGCCACCCGCTGCTGGCCCTCGACCTGATCCGCGAGCACGTGGCCGGCGACCTGCTGGTGTTCCAGTCGATGCTGCGCGGCAGCCGGGCGGTCGAGCCGGTCGCCGAGGATTACGACTTCTGGGACATGGACCAGTTCGAGCGGCCCGGTTACCCGCGGATGCACTTCGTCGAGCGCGCCTACGCGCACGACTGGACGAACTGGTGGATCCCCAACCGCGCCGGGATCGAGGCGATGCTGCGGGCGAGCGGCTTCGCCATCGCGGCCCAGCCCGAGGCGGAGGTCTATCTCTGCCGCACCGCGCCGGTCCCCTACGGGCTGGGGGCCGCATACCCCGCGCGGTCGCAGTCGGACGAGAGCGGGCAAGGACGCGGGAACACGCGATGA
- a CDS encoding histidine phosphatase family protein, with protein sequence MRQVFLVRHGSHDRLGRILCGRMPGVSLSEAGRAEARALADALARRLAGRGAGTLLASPRDRTAETAAPIAAALGLTVATEPDLDEIETGAWTGRSFDALAADPLWAAWNAERATARPPGGESMAEAQGRVGRVLARFAADGAPVILVSHGDVIRAALLGLLGLGLDAYDRIVVDPASCSELALWPGGGRVVSINERTAP encoded by the coding sequence ATGAGGCAGGTCTTCCTCGTCCGCCACGGCAGCCACGACCGGCTCGGCCGGATCCTGTGCGGGCGCATGCCGGGCGTCTCCCTGAGCGAGGCCGGCCGCGCCGAGGCGCGGGCGCTGGCCGACGCCCTCGCCCGCCGCCTCGCCGGGCGCGGCGCCGGCACCCTGCTGGCGAGCCCGCGCGACCGCACCGCCGAGACCGCCGCGCCGATCGCCGCGGCCCTCGGGCTGACGGTCGCGACCGAGCCCGACCTCGACGAGATCGAGACCGGCGCCTGGACGGGCCGCAGCTTCGACGCCCTCGCGGCCGATCCCCTCTGGGCCGCCTGGAACGCGGAGCGCGCGACCGCCCGCCCGCCGGGCGGCGAGAGCATGGCGGAGGCGCAGGGACGGGTCGGCCGGGTCCTCGCCCGCTTCGCCGCGGACGGCGCGCCCGTGATCCTCGTGAGCCACGGCGACGTCATCCGGGCCGCCCTCCTCGGGCTCCTCGGCCTCGGCCTCGACGCCTACGACCGGATCGTCGTCGACCCGGCCTCCTGCAGCGAGCTCGCCCTCTGGCCCGGCGGCGGGCGGGTCGTGTCGATCAACGAACGGACCGCGCCATGA
- a CDS encoding inositol-3-phosphate synthase translates to MDAAPIRVGLVGIGNCASSFVQGLHHYRDAAPGEPVPGLMSPDLGGYRVRDIAVVAAFDVAAGKVGRDLAAAILAEPNNTQVFAAVPETGVTVRRGPTHDGIGRYLEGVVAESPEPVADVVAELRRTDAQVLVSYLPVGSQAATEFYADCALQAGCAFVNCIPVFIASNPEWAERFAARGLPIVGDDIKSQVGATIVHRVLANLLRERGVRLDRTYQLNFGGNADFLNMLERERLESKKLSKTRAVTSQLDGALAPGDIHVGPSDHVPWLTDRKWAHIRLEGTAFGGVPLNIELKLEVWDSPNSAGIVIDAVRCARLALDRGLGGALEGPSSYFMKSPPRQFTDAEARDRTLRFAAGEGV, encoded by the coding sequence ATGGACGCCGCCCCCATCCGCGTCGGCCTCGTCGGGATCGGCAACTGCGCCTCGTCCTTCGTGCAGGGGCTGCACCATTACCGCGACGCGGCGCCCGGCGAGCCCGTGCCCGGCCTGATGTCGCCGGACCTCGGCGGCTACCGGGTGCGCGACATCGCGGTCGTCGCGGCCTTCGACGTCGCCGCCGGCAAGGTCGGGCGCGACCTCGCCGCGGCGATCCTGGCCGAGCCCAACAACACGCAGGTCTTCGCCGCGGTGCCGGAGACCGGCGTCACGGTGCGGCGCGGGCCGACCCACGACGGGATCGGCCGCTACCTCGAGGGGGTGGTCGCGGAATCGCCCGAGCCGGTGGCCGACGTGGTCGCGGAGCTGCGGCGCACCGACGCGCAGGTGCTCGTCTCCTACCTTCCGGTGGGCTCGCAGGCGGCCACCGAGTTCTACGCGGACTGCGCCCTGCAGGCCGGCTGCGCCTTCGTGAACTGCATCCCGGTCTTCATCGCGTCGAACCCGGAATGGGCGGAGCGCTTCGCCGCCCGGGGACTGCCGATCGTCGGGGACGACATCAAGAGCCAGGTCGGCGCCACCATCGTGCACCGGGTGCTCGCCAACCTCCTGCGCGAGCGCGGCGTCCGGCTGGACCGGACCTACCAGCTCAACTTCGGCGGCAACGCCGACTTCCTGAACATGCTGGAGCGCGAGCGGCTGGAATCGAAGAAGCTCTCGAAGACCCGGGCGGTGACGAGCCAGCTCGACGGAGCCCTGGCCCCGGGCGACATCCATGTCGGCCCGAGCGACCACGTGCCGTGGCTGACCGACCGGAAATGGGCGCATATCCGCCTGGAGGGCACGGCCTTCGGCGGCGTGCCGCTCAACATCGAGCTGAAGCTCGAGGTGTGGGACTCGCCGAACTCCGCCGGCATCGTGATCGACGCGGTGCGCTGCGCCCGCCTCGCCCTCGACCGGGGCCTCGGCGGGGCGCTGGAAGGGCCGTCGAGCTACTTCATGAAGTCGCCGCCCCGGCAGTTCACCGACGCGGAGGCGCGGGACCGCACCCTGCGCTTCGCGGCGGGCGAGGGCGTGTGA
- a CDS encoding UDP-glucuronic acid decarboxylase family protein gives MVGTRSGIRVLVAGGAGFIGSHLIDALLADGARVTCVDSLLTGRRANLAHLANEARFDFVEADVTEPLPALPRFDWVFNLACAASPPHYQADPVHTMMTSVLGTGRLLEIARDAGARFLQASTSEVYGDPERHPQQESYWGNVNPTGPRACYDEGKRSAETLTFDFERQHGLDIRVARIFNTYGPRMRADDGRVVSNVICQALAGDDITVYGNGEQTRSFCYVSDLVDGLLRLMAVETPLAGPVNLGNPRELTVGALVDLVVRMTETPSRIVRRPLPVDDPQRRRPDITRAETLLGWSPRVPLEEGLEATIAWFSREIAPRRARPAIEERAVVAG, from the coding sequence ATGGTGGGAACCAGGAGCGGCATCCGAGTCCTCGTCGCCGGCGGTGCCGGGTTCATCGGCTCGCATCTGATCGACGCGCTCCTCGCCGACGGGGCGCGCGTCACCTGTGTCGACAGCCTGCTGACCGGGCGGCGGGCGAATCTCGCCCATCTCGCCAACGAGGCGCGGTTCGACTTCGTCGAGGCGGACGTGACGGAGCCGCTGCCGGCGCTGCCGCGGTTCGACTGGGTGTTCAACCTCGCCTGCGCGGCCTCGCCGCCGCACTACCAGGCCGACCCGGTCCACACGATGATGACCAGCGTGCTGGGCACCGGCCGGCTGCTCGAGATTGCCCGGGACGCCGGGGCGCGCTTCCTCCAGGCCTCCACCAGCGAGGTCTACGGCGATCCGGAGCGGCACCCGCAGCAGGAATCCTACTGGGGCAACGTCAACCCGACCGGGCCGCGGGCCTGCTACGACGAGGGCAAGCGCTCCGCCGAGACCCTGACCTTCGATTTCGAGCGCCAGCACGGCCTCGACATCCGCGTCGCGCGGATCTTCAACACCTACGGGCCGCGGATGCGCGCCGACGACGGCCGGGTCGTCTCCAACGTGATCTGCCAGGCGCTCGCCGGCGACGACATCACGGTCTACGGCAACGGCGAGCAGACCCGTTCCTTCTGCTACGTCAGCGACCTGGTGGACGGGCTCCTCCGGCTGATGGCGGTGGAGACGCCCCTCGCCGGCCCGGTCAACCTCGGCAACCCCCGCGAGCTGACGGTCGGCGCGCTGGTCGACCTCGTGGTGCGGATGACCGAGACCCCGTCCCGGATCGTGCGCCGGCCGCTGCCGGTGGACGATCCCCAGCGCCGCCGGCCGGACATCACCCGTGCCGAGACCCTGCTCGGCTGGTCGCCGCGGGTGCCCCTGGAGGAGGGCCTGGAGGCGACGATCGCGTGGTTCTCCCGCGAGATCGCTCCGCGCCGGGCGCGTCCGGCCATCGAGGAGCGCGCCGTTGTCGCCGGCTGA
- a CDS encoding CgeB family protein, with protein MRLVVLGLSLSSSWGNGHATTYRALLKAFAGRGHHVLFLERDVPWYAQHRDLPEPGFCDLALYADLDGLDAHRAAIAGADAVIVGSYVPEGVAAGARVLDWARGTRAFYDIDTPVTLAALEAGTCAYLAAGQIRDYDLYLSFTGGPTLRRLERAYGAPAARALYCSVDPDAYPALDRPARYDLGYLGTYSPDRQPTLERLLVEPARRAPDLRFAVAGPQYPAGIDWPANVERIEHLPPDRHPDFYAASRYTLNVTRADMVRAGWSPSVRLFEAGACGTPVISDRWDGLDTLLVPEREILLPDGPDAVLAILRGRPEADRRSLGAAARAAILARHTAAARAEELERFLGEAGALSGFARSAAPDLAIIGH; from the coding sequence ATGCGCCTGGTCGTCCTGGGCCTGAGCCTGTCCTCGTCCTGGGGGAACGGCCACGCGACCACCTACCGGGCGCTGCTCAAGGCCTTCGCGGGGCGCGGCCACCACGTCCTGTTCCTGGAGCGCGACGTGCCCTGGTACGCCCAGCACCGCGACCTGCCCGAGCCCGGCTTCTGCGACCTCGCCCTCTACGCCGATCTCGACGGGCTCGACGCGCACCGCGCCGCCATCGCCGGGGCGGATGCCGTGATCGTCGGGTCCTACGTGCCGGAGGGCGTCGCGGCGGGCGCCCGCGTGCTCGACTGGGCCCGGGGGACCCGCGCCTTCTACGACATCGACACGCCGGTGACGCTGGCCGCCCTGGAGGCCGGCACCTGCGCCTACCTCGCGGCCGGGCAGATCCGGGATTACGACCTCTACCTGTCCTTCACGGGCGGCCCGACCCTGCGGCGCCTGGAGCGGGCCTACGGCGCGCCCGCCGCGAGAGCGCTCTACTGCTCGGTCGATCCGGATGCCTACCCGGCCCTCGACCGCCCGGCGCGCTACGATCTCGGCTATCTCGGGACCTACAGCCCGGACCGGCAGCCCACGCTGGAGCGCCTGCTGGTCGAGCCGGCCCGCCGCGCCCCCGATCTCCGCTTCGCGGTGGCGGGCCCCCAGTACCCGGCCGGCATCGACTGGCCCGCCAACGTCGAGCGGATCGAGCACCTGCCGCCGGACCGGCACCCGGATTTCTACGCGGCGAGCCGCTACACTCTGAACGTCACCCGCGCCGACATGGTCCGGGCCGGCTGGAGCCCGAGCGTGCGCCTGTTCGAGGCGGGCGCCTGCGGCACGCCGGTGATCTCCGACCGGTGGGACGGTCTCGACACCCTGCTCGTCCCGGAGCGCGAAATCCTGCTGCCCGACGGCCCGGACGCCGTCCTGGCCATCCTGCGCGGGCGTCCCGAGGCGGATCGGCGGAGCCTCGGCGCCGCGGCCCGCGCGGCGATCCTCGCGCGGCACACCGCCGCCGCCCGCGCCGAGGAACTCGAACGCTTCCTCGGCGAAGCGGGCGCGCTGTCGGGATTCGCGCGCTCCGCCGCGCCCGATCTCGCGATCATCGGTCACTAG